In one Pseudarthrobacter oxydans genomic region, the following are encoded:
- a CDS encoding VOC family protein, with protein MAAMNNISISSSFLPHTDPDASLAFYRDALGFEVRNDVGRGTMRWITVGPAGQPDVSIVLHPPAVDPGITDDERRTIAEMMAKGTYATVILSAPNVDEAFAKVEATGADVVQEPVDQPYGIRDCAFRDPAGNTVRINQQQ; from the coding sequence ATGGCTGCCATGAACAACATCAGCATTTCCTCTAGCTTCCTTCCGCACACCGATCCGGACGCCTCGCTGGCGTTCTACCGCGACGCCCTGGGCTTCGAGGTCCGCAACGACGTTGGGCGCGGCACCATGCGCTGGATCACCGTGGGACCCGCCGGCCAGCCGGACGTGTCCATCGTCCTGCACCCGCCGGCCGTGGACCCCGGCATCACCGATGACGAGCGCCGGACCATCGCGGAGATGATGGCCAAGGGCACCTACGCCACCGTCATCCTGTCCGCACCGAACGTTGACGAAGCCTTCGCAAAAGTGGAGGCGACCGGGGCGGACGTGGTCCAGGAGCCGGTGGACCAGCCGTACGGAATCCGCGACTGCGCGTTCCGCGACCCGGCCGGAAACACCGTCCGCATCAACCAGCAGCAGTAA
- a CDS encoding alkaline phosphatase D family protein, with product MPFVTRQYGQSPTRRQVLRAGGLAAAVAGVAPLVSSPAQAADPLFAHGVASGDPHPDSVVLWTRVTPSPEATPGSGLGPAATVNWEVAADPAFTRIVSKGSVKTGPERDHTVKVVADRLQPGTPYWYRFTVGRGMSATGRTKTAPAAGAQVEQLRFGVVSCANYQAGYFSSYRHLAQRGDLDAVLHLGDYLYEYAPGEYQARDVVVRPHDPAVEMTTLSHYRRRHAQYKTDADLQALHSAAPFIVTWDDHEAANDAWSGGAENHTEGAEGPWAERRAAANQAYAEWMPVRYQPGGPLYRRLDFGSLASLSMLDLRSYRSQQAANGLDPAVDSPDRTITGAAQMDWLLGNLTSGGPQWKLVGNPVMIAPVRVPSTLSLAELAGVQKLMGGTTVDGVPYNVDQWDGYEADRSRVVRHLRDQAIKDTVFLTGDIHSGWACDLPADPLTYPTTGDSVAAELVCTSVTSDNLDDILNAPPRTSSLAVEAAIRTANPHVKYLDFDSHGYSVLDVTPAGVRMDWYVLADRTAQASAATLSTSFRVGAGTGKVVAATGGAL from the coding sequence ATGCCTTTTGTTACCCGCCAGTACGGACAATCGCCCACTCGACGCCAGGTCCTCCGCGCAGGCGGCCTTGCCGCCGCCGTCGCCGGAGTGGCGCCCCTCGTCTCGAGCCCTGCCCAGGCGGCTGATCCGCTGTTCGCGCATGGCGTTGCCTCCGGCGATCCGCACCCGGACAGCGTGGTGCTCTGGACCCGGGTGACCCCCAGCCCGGAAGCCACACCCGGCTCGGGACTCGGCCCCGCCGCAACAGTGAACTGGGAAGTGGCGGCCGACCCCGCCTTCACAAGGATCGTCTCGAAGGGCTCGGTGAAGACCGGGCCGGAGCGTGACCACACCGTGAAGGTGGTCGCCGATCGCCTGCAGCCGGGCACCCCGTACTGGTACCGCTTCACAGTGGGCCGCGGGATGTCCGCCACAGGCCGGACCAAGACGGCACCGGCGGCCGGGGCCCAGGTGGAGCAGCTCCGCTTCGGCGTGGTCTCCTGCGCCAACTATCAGGCAGGCTACTTCAGCTCCTACCGCCACCTCGCCCAGCGCGGGGACCTCGACGCCGTGCTCCACCTCGGCGATTACCTCTACGAGTACGCACCCGGGGAATACCAGGCGAGGGACGTCGTCGTACGCCCGCACGATCCCGCCGTCGAAATGACCACCCTCTCGCATTACCGGCGCCGGCACGCCCAGTACAAAACAGACGCCGACCTGCAGGCCCTGCATTCGGCTGCACCCTTCATCGTCACCTGGGACGACCATGAAGCGGCCAACGATGCCTGGAGCGGAGGAGCGGAAAACCACACCGAGGGCGCAGAGGGGCCCTGGGCCGAACGCCGCGCGGCTGCCAACCAGGCCTACGCGGAGTGGATGCCCGTGCGCTACCAGCCCGGAGGTCCGCTGTACCGCCGCCTTGACTTCGGTTCGCTGGCCAGCCTGTCCATGCTGGACCTCCGCTCCTACCGGAGCCAGCAGGCCGCCAACGGCCTCGACCCCGCCGTGGACAGCCCGGACCGCACCATCACGGGAGCTGCGCAGATGGACTGGCTGCTGGGCAACCTCACCTCCGGCGGCCCCCAGTGGAAGCTGGTGGGCAACCCGGTGATGATTGCCCCCGTCCGGGTTCCCTCGACGCTCAGCCTGGCCGAACTGGCGGGGGTCCAGAAGCTCATGGGCGGCACCACCGTCGACGGCGTCCCCTACAACGTGGACCAGTGGGACGGCTACGAGGCGGACCGGAGCCGGGTGGTCCGGCACCTGCGGGACCAGGCAATCAAGGACACCGTTTTCCTCACCGGCGACATCCACTCCGGGTGGGCCTGCGACCTCCCCGCCGACCCCCTGACCTACCCCACCACCGGCGATTCGGTGGCGGCGGAACTGGTCTGCACGTCGGTGACCAGTGACAACCTCGACGACATACTGAACGCTCCACCGCGGACCTCCTCCCTGGCGGTGGAGGCGGCCATCAGGACGGCCAACCCCCACGTGAAGTACCTCGACTTCGACTCGCATGGATACTCCGTCCTGGACGTCACTCCTGCGGGAGTCCGGATGGACTGGTACGTCCTTGCCGACCGGACGGCGCAGGCCTCGGCGGCCACGCTGTCCACCTCCTTCAGGGTCGGTGCCGGCACCGGCAAAGTCGTCGCGGCAACCGGCGGCGCGCTGTGA
- a CDS encoding SDR family NAD(P)-dependent oxidoreductase codes for MPRIFITGSADGLGRHTAGALLDQGHDVVVHVRSAARLGAVQDLLDRGAGAVVGDLADLEQSRDVAEQVNRMGPVDAVIHNAGVLHGPDVFKVNVVAPYLLTALIHRPRRLIYVSSGMHRGGRAELGKLDGGARTVTYSDSKLYLTALAAAVARLWPDVLSNAVDPGWVPTKMGGAGAPDDLRLGHLTQEWLATSEDPAALTSGGYWFHQHRQEPHPAVHDEAFQNKLLDHLARITGERLA; via the coding sequence GTGCCGCGCATATTCATCACCGGTTCCGCTGACGGGCTGGGACGGCACACTGCCGGGGCGCTGCTGGACCAGGGCCACGACGTCGTCGTGCATGTACGCAGCGCCGCCCGCCTTGGCGCAGTCCAGGACCTCCTGGACCGCGGCGCCGGCGCCGTTGTTGGCGACTTGGCCGACCTGGAGCAGTCGCGGGACGTCGCCGAACAAGTCAACCGGATGGGGCCGGTGGACGCCGTCATCCATAACGCGGGAGTGCTGCACGGCCCGGACGTCTTCAAAGTCAATGTCGTGGCCCCCTACCTCCTCACCGCACTCATCCACCGCCCGCGCCGGCTGATATATGTCAGCAGCGGCATGCACCGCGGCGGCCGCGCCGAGCTCGGGAAACTCGACGGGGGCGCCCGGACGGTGACCTACTCGGACAGCAAGCTTTACCTCACGGCCCTGGCGGCCGCCGTCGCCCGTTTATGGCCGGACGTCCTCAGCAACGCCGTCGACCCCGGCTGGGTGCCCACCAAAATGGGCGGCGCCGGGGCCCCGGACGATCTCCGGCTCGGTCACTTGACGCAGGAGTGGCTGGCCACCAGCGAGGATCCGGCGGCGCTCACGAGTGGCGGCTACTGGTTCCACCAGCACCGGCAGGAACCGCACCCGGCCGTCCACGACGAGGCGTTCCAGAACAAACTCCTGGACCACCTGGCCCGGATCACCGGCGAGCGCCTGGCCTGA
- a CDS encoding excinuclease ABC subunit UvrA: protein MSTDTGIHTQAHTERNGVHIADTHGLIRVQGARENNLKDISVELPKRRLTVFTGVSGSGKSSLVFATIAAESQRLINETYSAFVQGFMPSLARPEVDFLEGLTTAIIVDQERMGANPRSTVGTATDAHAMLRILFSRLGSPYVGPPTAYSFNVPTRKASGVMSTEKGGRVEKAVVQQAVYLGGMCPRCEGMGNVSDIDRTALYDDEKSLSEGALLVPGYSMDGWYGRLFEGMALPMDKPISKFTKKQLDTMLYAEPTKIKVEGVNLTFEGIIPKIQKSMLSKDPEAMQPHVRRFVERAVTFQTCPECHGTRLTRQALSSKINGKNIAELCQMQISDLAGWIRDLKDPSVAPLLKGLQHLLDSFSDIGLGYLSLDRPAGTLSGGEAQRTKMIRHLGSSLTDVTYVFDEPSIGLHPHDIERMNQLLLQLRDKGNTVLVVEHKPEMITIADHVVDLGPGAGTQGGEVCYEGSVEGLRSSDTITGRHLGDRASLKDAVRKASAALEVRGASTHNLQAVDVDIPLGVLTVVTGVAGSGKSSLIHGSVAKREGVVVIDQGAIRGSRRSNPATYTGMLEPIRKAFAKANGVKPALFSSNSEGACPTCNGAGVIFTELGVMATVESPCEDCEGRRFQASVLEYTLGGRNIADVLAMSVTEAAAFFAEGEAKTPAARTILDRLDDVGLGYLSLGQPLTTLSGGERQRLKLATQMAEKGDVYVLDEPTTGLHLADVENLLGLLDRLVDSGKSVIVIEHHQAVMAHADWLIDLGPGAGHDGGRIVFEGTPAGLVADASTLTGKHLAAYVGSQVA from the coding sequence ATGAGCACCGACACCGGGATCCATACCCAAGCCCATACCGAAAGAAATGGCGTGCACATCGCGGACACCCACGGCCTCATCCGCGTGCAGGGCGCGCGGGAAAACAACCTCAAGGACATCAGCGTCGAGCTGCCCAAGCGCCGGCTGACCGTGTTCACCGGTGTCTCCGGTTCCGGCAAGAGCTCGCTGGTGTTCGCCACCATCGCCGCAGAGTCGCAGCGCCTGATCAACGAAACCTACAGCGCGTTCGTCCAGGGCTTCATGCCTTCGCTGGCCCGGCCCGAGGTGGACTTCCTGGAAGGGCTCACGACGGCGATCATCGTGGACCAGGAGCGGATGGGCGCCAACCCGCGCTCCACGGTTGGGACGGCCACGGACGCCCACGCAATGCTCCGCATCCTTTTCAGCCGGCTTGGCTCCCCGTACGTCGGCCCGCCCACCGCCTATTCCTTCAACGTGCCCACGCGCAAGGCCAGCGGCGTGATGTCCACGGAGAAGGGCGGGCGGGTGGAAAAGGCCGTGGTCCAGCAGGCCGTCTACCTCGGCGGCATGTGCCCGCGGTGCGAGGGGATGGGCAACGTCAGCGACATTGACCGGACGGCGCTGTACGACGACGAAAAGTCCCTGAGCGAGGGCGCCCTGCTTGTTCCGGGCTACTCCATGGACGGCTGGTACGGGCGCCTGTTCGAGGGCATGGCGCTGCCCATGGACAAACCGATTTCCAAGTTCACCAAGAAGCAGCTGGACACGATGCTCTACGCGGAGCCCACCAAGATCAAGGTGGAGGGCGTCAACCTGACCTTCGAGGGGATCATCCCCAAGATCCAGAAGTCCATGCTGTCCAAGGACCCGGAGGCGATGCAGCCGCACGTGCGCCGGTTCGTGGAACGCGCGGTGACCTTCCAGACCTGCCCGGAGTGCCACGGGACCCGGCTGACCCGGCAGGCCCTGTCCTCAAAGATCAACGGCAAGAACATTGCCGAGCTGTGCCAGATGCAGATCAGCGACCTGGCCGGGTGGATCCGGGACCTGAAGGACCCCTCGGTGGCTCCCTTGCTCAAGGGCCTCCAGCACCTGCTCGACTCCTTTTCCGACATCGGCCTGGGCTACCTCAGCCTGGACCGGCCCGCCGGCACCCTCTCCGGCGGCGAGGCCCAGCGCACCAAGATGATCCGGCACCTGGGCTCTTCGCTCACGGACGTCACGTACGTCTTCGATGAGCCCTCCATCGGCCTCCATCCCCACGACATCGAGCGCATGAACCAGCTGCTGCTCCAGCTGCGGGACAAGGGCAACACCGTCCTGGTGGTGGAGCACAAGCCGGAAATGATCACCATCGCGGACCACGTCGTCGACCTCGGTCCCGGCGCCGGCACCCAAGGCGGCGAGGTCTGTTACGAGGGCAGCGTGGAGGGCCTGCGGTCCAGCGACACCATTACCGGCCGGCACCTCGGGGACCGCGCGTCCTTGAAGGACGCCGTCCGGAAGGCTTCGGCGGCGCTGGAGGTCCGCGGCGCGTCCACGCACAACCTGCAGGCGGTCGACGTCGACATCCCCCTGGGCGTCCTGACGGTAGTTACCGGTGTGGCCGGCTCGGGCAAGAGTTCGCTGATCCACGGCTCGGTCGCCAAGCGCGAGGGGGTGGTGGTGATCGACCAGGGTGCCATCCGCGGCTCCCGGCGCAGCAACCCCGCCACCTACACCGGCATGCTGGAGCCCATTCGCAAGGCGTTCGCGAAGGCCAACGGCGTGAAGCCCGCGCTGTTCAGCTCCAATTCCGAGGGCGCGTGCCCCACCTGCAACGGCGCCGGCGTTATCTTCACCGAGCTGGGGGTCATGGCCACGGTCGAGTCGCCGTGCGAGGACTGCGAAGGCCGCCGGTTCCAGGCTTCCGTCCTTGAATACACCCTCGGCGGCCGGAACATTGCCGACGTGCTGGCCATGTCCGTGACGGAGGCCGCCGCCTTCTTCGCGGAGGGCGAGGCCAAAACGCCGGCGGCCCGGACCATCCTGGACCGGCTCGACGACGTGGGGCTGGGCTACCTCAGCCTCGGCCAGCCGCTCACCACCCTTTCCGGCGGCGAGCGCCAGCGGCTCAAGCTCGCCACGCAGATGGCGGAGAAAGGCGACGTCTACGTGCTGGACGAGCCCACCACCGGCCTGCACCTCGCCGACGTGGAGAACCTGCTGGGCCTGCTGGACCGGCTGGTTGACTCCGGCAAGTCCGTGATTGTCATCGAGCACCACCAGGCGGTGATGGCGCACGCCGACTGGCTCATCGACCTGGGTCCGGGAGCAGGGCACGACGGCGGCCGGATCGTTTTCGAGGGCACGCCGGCTGGGCTGGTGGCCGACGCCTCGACGCTCACCGGCAAGCATTTGGCCGCTTACGTTGGTTCGCAGGTGGCATGA
- a CDS encoding CBU_0592 family membrane protein — protein MELLWEIAGWAGAVAILSAYLAVSMGWMKAGRGFQTANLLGAVAFIINGSVHEAWPSVVTNVAWFLISAIALLRMRQADRPPVTPEDAPQVQFPGVPDTTGQLAVVEVLTGSVHGDDDGHRPLR, from the coding sequence ATGGAACTGCTATGGGAAATTGCCGGCTGGGCCGGTGCGGTTGCCATCCTCAGTGCCTACCTTGCCGTTTCCATGGGCTGGATGAAGGCCGGCAGGGGTTTCCAGACGGCGAATCTCCTGGGTGCCGTGGCCTTCATCATCAACGGATCCGTCCACGAAGCATGGCCATCCGTGGTCACGAACGTGGCCTGGTTCCTCATTTCCGCCATTGCGCTTCTGCGCATGCGCCAGGCGGACCGGCCGCCGGTGACGCCCGAAGACGCTCCGCAGGTCCAATTCCCCGGCGTCCCGGACACCACCGGCCAGCTCGCTGTTGTTGAGGTTCTTACCGGCTCCGTCCACGGCGACGACGACGGGCACCGCCCCCTTCGCTGA
- a CDS encoding heavy metal translocating P-type ATPase: protein MTADRKATADGAVDAPLKSTVVEVRGLHWATSKAVIERVLLQRPGVTAVDANPVAQTATVKFDPSLTSVKQISGWVRDCGYHCRGESVPDHVCYPMDEPLHAPARTQGAGHAHPAAGEHAGHGPAGHGAMHGTPQEMMGHGGHHAGMSMDDMVRDMRNRFLVAAVLSIGVTLWSPMGRDMLGFTAPTPFGLRDDVMALILSLPVIFYSAWIFFDGAYRALKARTLDMMVLVAIAVGTGWLYSVWVTLTGGGEVFYEAATVLAAFVLLGHWFEMRARGGANEAIRTLLELAPPVAVVIREGGTVEIPTSEVLVGDLLLIRPGSKIPVDGQVEEGQSEVDESMVTGESLPVAKTTGSEVIGASINTSGTLRVRATKVGADTALAQIVALVQEAQNSKAPGQRLADRAAFWLVLVALVGGTVTFAAWLALGAGVQTALLFAITVVVITCPDALGLATPTAIMVGTGLGAKRGVLFKNATALEVSARIDTVVMDKTGTLTKGEPEVTDVVVEGIDQGELLALVAAVEKESEHPLAAAVVRHAEEHGAAPLDASDFLNVPGHGAGATVGGRKVLVGNRKLMADENIELGPLAAVRSELAGTGRTAVLVAVDGRAAAVVALADAARETAPAAIAALHEAGIEVVMLTGDNEATAQRIAGQLGIDTVIAEVLPGDKSAKIAELQQEGRKVAMVGDGVNDAPALAQADLGIAIGAGTDVAIETADVVLMRSDPLDVPIALRIGKGTQRKMRQNLGWAVGYNAIALPIAAGVFAFAGIVLSPEIAALSMSGSSFLVAVNALLLKRLRLPRPETPEATTARPARPLAPAGNR, encoded by the coding sequence CCGTCGCCCAGACCGCCACCGTGAAGTTCGACCCGTCACTTACGTCCGTGAAGCAGATCTCCGGATGGGTCCGGGACTGCGGATACCACTGCCGGGGCGAATCGGTCCCGGATCACGTGTGCTACCCCATGGACGAGCCCCTGCACGCCCCGGCCAGGACCCAGGGTGCCGGGCATGCCCATCCGGCGGCCGGCGAACATGCAGGCCACGGCCCCGCCGGCCACGGGGCGATGCACGGAACCCCGCAGGAGATGATGGGCCACGGCGGACACCACGCCGGGATGTCGATGGATGACATGGTCAGGGACATGCGCAACCGGTTCCTGGTGGCCGCCGTCCTGTCCATCGGTGTGACGCTCTGGTCCCCGATGGGCCGGGACATGCTCGGCTTCACCGCCCCGACACCGTTCGGGCTCCGCGATGACGTCATGGCCCTGATCCTGTCCCTGCCCGTCATCTTTTACTCCGCCTGGATCTTCTTCGACGGCGCCTACCGGGCACTGAAGGCCCGCACCCTGGACATGATGGTCCTGGTCGCGATTGCCGTCGGCACCGGCTGGCTCTACAGCGTGTGGGTTACACTCACCGGCGGCGGGGAAGTGTTCTACGAAGCCGCCACCGTCCTGGCCGCCTTCGTGCTGCTGGGCCATTGGTTTGAAATGCGCGCCCGCGGCGGGGCGAATGAGGCCATCCGGACCCTGCTCGAACTCGCACCTCCGGTCGCGGTCGTCATCCGCGAGGGCGGGACAGTGGAGATCCCCACCTCCGAAGTCCTGGTGGGGGACCTGCTGCTGATCCGGCCAGGATCCAAAATCCCCGTCGACGGGCAGGTCGAAGAGGGCCAATCGGAGGTTGATGAGTCCATGGTCACCGGGGAGAGCCTCCCGGTCGCCAAGACCACCGGCTCCGAGGTGATTGGCGCGTCCATCAACACCAGCGGCACCCTGAGGGTCCGGGCCACCAAGGTCGGGGCCGACACCGCCCTGGCCCAGATCGTCGCCCTCGTCCAGGAAGCCCAGAACTCCAAGGCCCCCGGCCAGCGGCTGGCCGACCGGGCCGCGTTCTGGCTGGTCCTGGTCGCCCTGGTCGGCGGAACCGTGACGTTCGCGGCCTGGCTCGCCCTCGGCGCGGGGGTCCAAACCGCGCTGCTGTTCGCCATCACCGTCGTCGTCATCACCTGCCCGGACGCCCTGGGCCTGGCCACACCGACAGCCATCATGGTCGGAACCGGCCTCGGGGCCAAACGCGGCGTACTGTTCAAGAACGCCACTGCCCTGGAGGTTTCCGCCCGGATCGATACTGTCGTGATGGACAAGACCGGAACTCTCACCAAGGGCGAACCGGAAGTCACCGACGTCGTCGTTGAGGGCATTGACCAAGGAGAACTGCTGGCCCTGGTCGCCGCCGTGGAAAAGGAATCCGAACATCCCCTCGCCGCGGCAGTGGTTCGGCACGCCGAGGAACACGGCGCCGCCCCCCTGGACGCCAGCGACTTCCTGAACGTTCCCGGCCACGGGGCCGGCGCAACCGTCGGGGGGCGCAAGGTCCTGGTGGGCAACCGAAAACTCATGGCAGACGAGAACATCGAACTGGGGCCGCTGGCTGCGGTGCGCAGCGAGCTGGCAGGAACCGGACGGACCGCCGTGCTCGTCGCCGTCGACGGCCGTGCCGCGGCCGTGGTGGCCCTGGCGGACGCCGCCCGGGAAACCGCGCCGGCGGCGATAGCTGCCCTGCACGAGGCCGGGATCGAAGTCGTCATGCTCACGGGCGATAACGAAGCCACCGCCCAAAGGATCGCCGGCCAGCTCGGCATCGACACCGTCATCGCGGAAGTGCTCCCGGGGGACAAATCAGCGAAGATTGCCGAACTGCAACAGGAGGGCAGGAAAGTCGCCATGGTCGGCGACGGCGTCAACGACGCCCCAGCCCTGGCCCAGGCTGACCTTGGCATCGCCATCGGTGCCGGCACCGACGTGGCCATCGAAACGGCCGACGTCGTGCTGATGCGCTCGGACCCGCTGGACGTGCCCATCGCCCTGCGCATCGGCAAAGGAACCCAGCGGAAGATGCGCCAAAACCTGGGCTGGGCTGTCGGATACAACGCAATAGCCCTGCCCATCGCGGCAGGGGTGTTCGCGTTCGCCGGGATCGTCCTCAGCCCCGAGATCGCGGCCCTGTCGATGTCAGGTTCCAGCTTCCTGGTCGCCGTCAACGCCCTGCTGCTCAAAAGGCTCCGGCTGCCCCGGCCCGAAACGCCCGAGGCCACCACCGCCCGCCCGGCCCGGCCGCTGGCCCCGGCCGGCAACCGTTAG
- a CDS encoding nuclear transport factor 2 family protein, giving the protein MSDRADFLDWVRTELHAAELAIHNGNAAPRRALWSRNEPVSVLGAWRNAFGQQELDDLFTGLARQFSNCTSYRFELQAYDIVGDMAYTAGLEHTSASVDGEPRSYVLRATQIYRREDGAWKVAHRHGDTVTG; this is encoded by the coding sequence ATGAGCGATCGCGCCGATTTCCTGGACTGGGTGAGGACCGAGCTGCACGCTGCGGAACTCGCCATTCATAACGGTAATGCCGCCCCGCGCAGGGCACTCTGGTCCCGCAACGAACCCGTGAGCGTCCTTGGCGCATGGCGCAATGCCTTCGGACAGCAGGAACTGGACGACTTGTTCACGGGCCTTGCCAGGCAGTTCTCCAACTGCACTTCGTACAGATTCGAGTTGCAGGCCTACGACATTGTGGGCGACATGGCATATACGGCGGGCCTGGAACACACTTCAGCCTCGGTCGACGGCGAACCGCGCAGCTACGTGCTCCGGGCAACCCAGATTTACCGCCGCGAGGACGGTGCATGGAAGGTCGCCCACCGGCACGGCGACACAGTAACCGGCTGA
- a CDS encoding alkaline phosphatase family protein yields the protein MNPDRRQFLRLAGAGSAAVVLSAAPGTSWAGPATNPGTARTRTYVLVVDGCRPDEITPELTPRLAALRTQGTNFPAARSLPVMETIPNHVMMMTGVRPDRSGVPANSVYDPAEGAARDMDRETDLRFPTLLERLRDSGFTTASVLSKKYLYGIFGTRASYRWEPYPLLPVTGHAPDAATMDALLAIVSGPDPDFTFTNLGDVDRMGHSDLTGTTLQAARTAALADTDLQVGRLVDHLVDTGKWESSVLVVLADHSMDWSLPTNVVSVDLILQARPDLRSSITVAQNGGADLLYWTGPSEQKAAGLQAVRSLVESHPGVLSVQAPAELRLGAEAGDLVAFCRAGWRFSDPYIVSNPIPGNHGHPATEPIPFFISGGSPRVLRGRTSSNPARTVDVAPTVGALYGLKAPSGGYDGVARTTAFSG from the coding sequence GTGAACCCGGACCGCCGCCAGTTCCTGCGCCTCGCCGGCGCCGGAAGTGCCGCCGTCGTCCTTTCAGCGGCGCCCGGCACGTCGTGGGCCGGCCCGGCGACGAATCCCGGCACCGCCCGGACGCGCACCTATGTCCTTGTGGTGGACGGCTGCCGGCCGGACGAGATCACCCCTGAGCTGACCCCGCGGCTCGCCGCGCTGCGGACGCAGGGCACCAACTTCCCTGCCGCCAGGTCGCTGCCGGTGATGGAGACGATCCCGAACCACGTCATGATGATGACCGGCGTCCGGCCGGACAGGTCCGGAGTCCCCGCCAACTCGGTTTACGATCCCGCCGAGGGGGCAGCCAGGGACATGGACCGCGAAACCGACCTCCGCTTTCCCACGCTGCTTGAACGCCTGCGCGACTCCGGCTTCACCACCGCCTCCGTCCTGAGCAAGAAGTACCTCTACGGAATCTTCGGCACGCGGGCAAGCTACCGCTGGGAGCCTTATCCCCTGCTGCCCGTGACAGGACACGCGCCGGACGCCGCGACCATGGACGCCCTGCTGGCCATCGTTAGCGGCCCCGACCCGGACTTCACGTTCACCAACCTCGGCGACGTTGACCGGATGGGGCACTCGGACCTGACCGGGACCACGCTGCAGGCCGCGCGCACGGCTGCCCTCGCGGACACCGACCTGCAGGTGGGCCGGCTGGTGGACCACCTGGTTGATACGGGCAAGTGGGAGTCCAGTGTCCTGGTGGTGCTTGCGGACCACTCCATGGACTGGTCACTGCCCACCAATGTGGTTTCGGTGGACCTGATCCTCCAGGCCCGGCCGGACCTCCGGTCCTCCATCACCGTGGCCCAGAACGGCGGTGCGGACCTGTTGTACTGGACCGGCCCCTCGGAGCAGAAGGCGGCCGGCCTCCAGGCCGTGCGTTCCCTGGTCGAATCACACCCCGGCGTGCTGTCGGTGCAGGCACCTGCCGAGCTGCGGCTGGGGGCGGAGGCCGGCGACCTGGTGGCCTTCTGCCGTGCCGGCTGGCGGTTCTCGGACCCTTACATCGTCTCGAATCCCATACCCGGCAACCACGGGCATCCCGCCACCGAACCCATCCCGTTCTTCATCTCCGGCGGCAGCCCCCGGGTGCTCCGCGGCCGGACGTCCTCTAATCCTGCGCGGACGGTGGACGTGGCCCCGACCGTCGGTGCCCTTTACGGGCTCAAGGCGCCTTCGGGCGGCTACGACGGTGTTGCCAGGACGACGGCGTTCAGCGGCTGA
- a CDS encoding MOSC domain-containing protein, producing the protein MTETYRYDVQILHLLVSPGHAYFGRARDGAAEVPTFDAQAAEVVAGKGIAGDRFFGKAAHMDAAVTLFAVEALEAMAAELGAGPFDPLATRRNVILRGAHLAPLLGQDFTLESGGSRVGLHGGRPAHPCAWMNEVLAPGGHAAMRGRGGIRCRALSSGTLYRGPAVLVSPVPLDPGQAGVPSLLRPGRLP; encoded by the coding sequence ATGACGGAGACCTACCGGTACGACGTCCAGATCCTGCACCTGCTGGTGTCACCGGGGCACGCCTACTTCGGACGGGCCCGGGACGGCGCCGCGGAGGTGCCGACGTTCGACGCCCAGGCCGCCGAAGTGGTGGCGGGCAAGGGCATCGCGGGCGACCGGTTCTTCGGAAAAGCCGCCCACATGGACGCCGCAGTGACGCTGTTCGCCGTCGAGGCCCTGGAAGCCATGGCCGCGGAACTTGGGGCCGGACCGTTTGATCCCCTGGCCACCCGCCGGAACGTGATCCTCCGCGGAGCGCACCTCGCTCCGCTGCTGGGGCAGGACTTCACCCTGGAGTCCGGCGGTTCCCGGGTTGGGCTCCACGGCGGGCGTCCCGCACACCCCTGCGCCTGGATGAACGAGGTGCTGGCGCCGGGAGGCCATGCCGCCATGCGAGGCAGGGGCGGGATCCGTTGCCGCGCCCTGTCGAGTGGCACCCTGTACCGGGGCCCGGCGGTCCTGGTCAGCCCCGTTCCGCTGGACCCCGGGCAGGCTGGCGTGCCGAGCCTGCTGCGGCCCGGCCGGCTGCCGTAG
- a CDS encoding helix-turn-helix transcriptional regulator, which translates to MTTSPLSDARLRELRDLRRVKDRIDREYAQPLDVESLARGVHMSAGHLSRRFKLAYQESPYSYLMTRRIERAMALLRRGDVSVTEACFAVGCSSLGTFSTRFTELVGMPPSVYKQEAAMSTAGIPACVAKQVTKPVRNREASSPEPQLAWLP; encoded by the coding sequence GTGACCACCAGCCCCCTCTCCGATGCCCGCCTGCGCGAACTCAGGGACCTCCGCCGCGTCAAGGACCGGATCGACCGGGAGTATGCGCAGCCGCTGGACGTCGAATCCCTGGCCCGCGGGGTCCACATGTCGGCCGGGCACCTGAGCCGCAGGTTCAAGCTCGCCTATCAGGAAAGCCCCTACAGCTACCTGATGACCCGGCGCATTGAACGGGCCATGGCGCTCCTTCGCCGTGGCGACGTTTCCGTCACGGAGGCGTGCTTCGCCGTCGGCTGTTCCTCGCTGGGGACGTTCAGCACGCGCTTCACGGAACTCGTGGGAATGCCGCCCAGCGTGTACAAACAGGAGGCGGCGATGTCGACGGCGGGCATCCCCGCGTGCGTGGCGAAACAGGTCACCAAACCGGTCAGGAATCGAGAAGCGTCCTCGCCGGAGCCGCAACTAGCATGGCTGCCATGA